One Alligator mississippiensis isolate rAllMis1 chromosome 16, rAllMis1, whole genome shotgun sequence genomic region harbors:
- the RAB11B gene encoding ras-related protein Rab-11B: protein MGTRDDEYDYLFKVVLIGDSGVGKSNLLSRFTRNEFNLESKSTIGVEFATRSIQVDGKTIKAQIWDTAGQERYRAITSAYYRGAVGALLVYDIAKHLTYENVERWLKELRDHADNNIVIMLVGNKSDLRHLRAVPTDEARAFAEKNNLSFIETSALDSTNVEEAFKNILTEIYRIVSQKQIADRSAHDESPGNNVVDISVPPTTDGQKSNKLQCCQNL, encoded by the exons ATGGGCACCCGGGACGACGAGTACGACTACCTCTTCAAAG ttgTGTTGATTGGAGACTCTGGGGTTGGGAAGAGTAATCTCCTATCACGTTTCACACGCAATGAGTTCAACCTGGAGAGTAAGAGCACCATTGGGGTGGAATTTGCCACCAGGAGCATCCAGGTGGATGGGAAGACGATAAAAGCACAGATCTGGGACACTGCAGGGCAGGAACGATACCGTGCCATCACCTCAGC ATATTACCGAGGTGCTGTGGGGGCCCTTCTTGTCTACGACATTGCAAAACATCTGACTTACGAGAATGTGGAGCGTTGGCTAAAAGAATTGCGGGATCATGCAGACAACAACATTGTCATCATGCTGGTGGGAAATAAGAGCGACCTGCGCCATCTGAGAGCTGTGCCCACTGATGAGGCCCGGGCTTTTGCAG aaaaaaataacttatcTTTTATTGAAACGTCTGCCCTGGATTCAACAAATGTAGAAGAAGCCTTCAAGAACATTCTTACAG AAATCTACCGCATTGTTTCGCAGAAGCAAATTGCAGATCGATCTGCTCATGATGAATCTCCTGGTAACAACGTGGTTGATATCAGCGTCCCACCAACCACCGATGGACAGAAATCCAACAAACTCCAGTGCTGTCAGAATCTGTGA